The segment TGTGGTAAGACAGCGTGTCGAACATCTTCGGTCCGATGGCGTAGAGGCCCTCGAGCGTCTTTTCAACGTAGCCGCGCTCGGCCATCGTGGAAAGGATGCGATGAACGGTCGATTTGCTCATGGCCGTGGCCTGCGCAAGCTCGCTCAGGCCGATCGGCCCCTGCGCATGCGCGATCGCTTCTATGAGGTCGAAGGCCCGCTCGAGTACCTGGATGCTCTTTTCTGCCACAGCTGCTCCCTGCCCGCTTTGTCGCGGCGATTGTCCGGGTCGAACCCGGCGCTTGCGCCGCAACCCCGTACTGCATTCAGTATACGGGAAACCCCATCGCCGCAAAACCCCTTGTGGCGACAAGGCCCGTTCCGCATCGTGGAACAGTGGTTCCGCATCGTGGATTTCAGGCGTTGTTACCCGATGGGCCGGTTCCTATACTGCGGGGCATGAAGCATGTACACGAGAATGCATGCGCCTTCGAGGAAGGGATACGATCATGGGAGAAACGTTCAATACGAACAGCACTGCAACCAACACGCACACGATCTCGCGCAGGAACTTCATCGGCGCGGCAGCGGTCGGTCTGGGCGGCATGGCGCTCGCGGGGCTCGCAGGATGCGCGCCCAAAGCTGCGAACGGCGAAGGCGCAGCACAAGGCGAAGGCGCCTCGACAAGCGTCTCCTGGGACGGCGAGTACGATGTCATCGTATGCGGCGGCGGCGGTGCCGGACTCACGGCCGCCTACTCCGCGCTCGAAAACGGCGCGGAAAGCGTCGTCGTATTCGAAAAGGGTTCGCAATGCGGCGGCACGACGGCGCTCGCAGAGGGGGCGATCCAAGCTGCAGGCACGAGCTGGCAGAAGGAGAAGGGCATCGCCGACGACACGCCCGACGTGCTGTTCAATTTCTGGATGTGCGACGGCGAAGGGCTCATCGACGAGGACCTCGTGCGTACCATGGCGGACAGCGCCGCCGACAACGTGCAGTGGATGGCCGACAACTTCAACATCACGTACGCGAACGTGTTCGGCGCATATCCGACCCCCTACCTTCCCGCCGAGTACCTCAAAGACCGCATCCACCTCATCGCCGACGCATCCGATCCGACGAAGACCGGCGGTGCCGTCTGGATCACGAACGCGCTCAAAGCGGTGAAGGACAAAGGCGGCGACGTGGAAACGGGCGTCGAGGTCGCCTCGATCGTCATGGACGGCAGCACAGCGGCGGGCATCGCCACGAAAGACGGCAAGAACTACAAGGCGAACAAGGGCGTCATCCTCGCCATGGCCGGCATCGAGCACAATGAAGAGCTTGCGCTGCAGTACAATCCCCAGCACTACTGGGATCTCAAAACCCAAAGCGTCATCACCGCACCCACCGACACCGGCGACGGCATCGTCATGGGCATCGAGGCAGGTGCGAAGACCGTTTTCCATGGCTGCGTCGATCTGCTGCTTCCCACCTGGTCCTACACCAACAACCAAAATCCCGAGATACCTTACATCCTCGTGAACATGCGCGGAACCCGATTCGTGCGCGAGGACACCACCTACGCGTTTCACTGCCGTGCCCTGTTCAATGCCGCTATGCAGGAGGGCGGGGCCGACGGGGCCACCTACATGATCATGGATAAGAAGATGGAGACTTCGGACAAGATGTGCGCCTGGTCGGACAATGCCGAAGGCGGTGCCGATGCCCGCAAAGCCGCGCTCGCCGACGGAACGCTTACGCAGGCCGACACCCTCGAAGCGCTTGCCGAGGCCATCGGCGTACCCGCGGCAACGCTTTCGTATTCGGTGGGTAAATGGAACGAGGACTGCGCCGCCGGCGACGACACCCTGTACGGACGCGTCAAGCAGCTTACCGCCCTCGATGAAGCGCCGTTCTACGCATGGAAAACCGTGAACTCCAACATTGGCGCCATCGGCGGCCTCAAGATCAACACCGACGCAGCCGTGCTGAGCACCACAGGCGAGCCGATCGGCCACCTGTTCGCCGCAGGTGCGAACAGCGCCGGATGGCTCGGCCCCTATTACCCCGGCTCCGGCACCTGCCTACAGGGTGCGCTCACCTGGGGGCGCGTTGCCGGAAAGTCTGCCGCAACGGTGGCGTAGCTCGTTGCTACGCATCGCGCTCTACCCCGCAGGGTCGTCGACGGACGCCCGTTCGGTACCGTCCGTTTTCTCCCCCGTCGCATCGGCCGGCGTCGAGTCGCCTTCCGCGAGCAGCGTTTCGAGCTTTCGGAAGGCGACGAGCGCGATGCCGCCGTTCACAAACGCCTTCGCCACGTTGAAAGGCAGTAGAGCGGGCGCGATGAGGGCGACGATCTCCGCGAACGTCGCTTCCGTGTATACGGGCATGACGACGAAGTTCAACACGATGGACACGACCGTTGTGCAAACAATGCCAACCGCCGTGGCAAAAACGGCTCCGAAGAGCGTTGGGATGCGCCGGTAAATCGAGCCCATCGCAATGACAAGCGTTACCGACGCAAGGATGTTCATGAATGCTCCGAGCGGATCGGTTACGAGCCGGGGGATCCACGCGAGCACCGCTACGGCCGATCCGACCCAGGGACCGTACAGAAGCGCCGCCAGCGCCGCGATCACGCCTGACGGATCGTACTTGAGCCAAGGGGCTTGAGGTATGAGCGGCATCTCGACAAAGCTCAGCACCATGGCCATCATAACGAGAATGACAAGCGCCGCGATCTGCTTCGGTGAGCGTATGGTGAGCTTTCCTAGATGCGACATACCCGCCTCCGTTCAAAACCTTCGTTCGCCACCGACAAGAACCTCCGCTCGATGCATGCCCGTTTCAGTATACCGCCATCGGCGATCAACTGCGCGGTGCGCTGCAAACAGCCGTCGGCACAGCAGGCTCCGTCGTAAGCTCAGGCGCAAAAGCCTTCGGTACGAAGAGAAACGTCGAGGCGCCGAGCGCGATGACAACAAGCAGCGCCGCCGCAATTCGCGCGCGCACGGCATGCCGTGTGAAACCGCTGCCGAACAATCCCGATCCCGTCGTTGCTCTTCCTATCATGCGAGCCTCCATCCTCATCGGCCGGCCTCGCCGCCAACCGGATCGAACCGGAAGGCAGCGGGCCGGTTGCTCAAGGTACACGGCCGATTCGCTCACCTGCAGTCGCTCGGTTTTCTACACCGTTTTAGCTGCGTCGATCGCCGCCCGCGCGTAGTTTGTCGTATCGGCAAGCGTAGCACCCGAAACCGCATCGATGCCCGGTGCCTTGTCGCTTGTCGATGTACCGGCGAGATACGCTTCGATGGCTTCCATCGAGGTGATCCAGTCCTGGGTTGCGCCGCCTTTTTCCTTGAGCGATTTGCTGTACACCGGCGAGTTTACCGATTTCGACATGAGCACCTTGCCTTCTGCCGCGCCTTCGCCGAATCCCGCATCGGAATTGGGGACGGCTTCGATGCCTTCGGTGTCAGCAGCCGTGTACTGGAAGTCGTCGATGCTCGCCGCGACGATGGTATCGCCCTGCACAAGAGCAATAGCGCTCGTGAAGCACTTGTCGCCGTGGGCAACCGCGAGGATCATTCCAAGCTCGAGATCGCTGCCGTCACCCGAATACGCGCCTTCGGCGATGATGTCGTTGTTTTTTGCAATCTCGGCTACGGCTGCAAGATAGTTCGGCGTATCGACGAGCGTTGCGCCCGAAACCGCATCGATGCCCATATGCTCGAGCTCGCTT is part of the Raoultibacter phocaeensis genome and harbors:
- a CDS encoding ECF transporter S component, translated to MSHLGKLTIRSPKQIAALVILVMMAMVLSFVEMPLIPQAPWLKYDPSGVIAALAALLYGPWVGSAVAVLAWIPRLVTDPLGAFMNILASVTLVIAMGSIYRRIPTLFGAVFATAVGIVCTTVVSIVLNFVVMPVYTEATFAEIVALIAPALLPFNVAKAFVNGGIALVAFRKLETLLAEGDSTPADATGEKTDGTERASVDDPAG
- a CDS encoding TAT pathway signal sequence, translating into MNDRIMSRRTFIVAGVSFSALFLGAAALPGCAPKQAVGSEDASDAAADAAPSGESNPVVLHRGYASAHGDKCFTQVVVATAADGTILAASVDDYQYMAADTAGLVPVPNSDGGFAEGYAQGVVLASKSFSSDSYSAHMKEAAGSTQPWRTSMDAIEAAAAGKQPSELEHMGIDAVSGATLVDTPNYLAAVAEIAKNNDIIAEGAYSGDGSDLELGMILAVAHGDKCFTSAIALVQGDTIVAASIDDFQYTAADTEGIEAVPNSDAGFGEGAAEGKVLMSKSVNSPVYSKSLKEKGGATQDWITSMEAIEAYLAGTSTSDKAPGIDAVSGATLADTTNYARAAIDAAKTV
- a CDS encoding FAD-dependent oxidoreductase, with translation MGETFNTNSTATNTHTISRRNFIGAAAVGLGGMALAGLAGCAPKAANGEGAAQGEGASTSVSWDGEYDVIVCGGGGAGLTAAYSALENGAESVVVFEKGSQCGGTTALAEGAIQAAGTSWQKEKGIADDTPDVLFNFWMCDGEGLIDEDLVRTMADSAADNVQWMADNFNITYANVFGAYPTPYLPAEYLKDRIHLIADASDPTKTGGAVWITNALKAVKDKGGDVETGVEVASIVMDGSTAAGIATKDGKNYKANKGVILAMAGIEHNEELALQYNPQHYWDLKTQSVITAPTDTGDGIVMGIEAGAKTVFHGCVDLLLPTWSYTNNQNPEIPYILVNMRGTRFVREDTTYAFHCRALFNAAMQEGGADGATYMIMDKKMETSDKMCAWSDNAEGGADARKAALADGTLTQADTLEALAEAIGVPAATLSYSVGKWNEDCAAGDDTLYGRVKQLTALDEAPFYAWKTVNSNIGAIGGLKINTDAAVLSTTGEPIGHLFAAGANSAGWLGPYYPGSGTCLQGALTWGRVAGKSAATVA